The following proteins are co-located in the Acidobacteriota bacterium genome:
- a CDS encoding tetratricopeptide repeat protein encodes MALTSGDIPKLKRFASEAVEWDPNYYAARWLLGEAYLAEGERELAREQAEIALSLNPTSREAGALLKRASEDQCVPDRPPEEVVRRCRALTQSGNTQKALLKLLRTIDELRDARERCPDELQPRYETTPLYEEVMAEWQTLIRDEPDAPRLETIRKRIEVLKKSNLLRAAGHY; translated from the coding sequence GTGGCTTTGACTTCGGGCGATATTCCGAAGTTGAAGAGGTTTGCGTCGGAAGCGGTGGAATGGGACCCAAACTATTATGCCGCACGCTGGCTCCTGGGTGAAGCTTATCTTGCTGAAGGGGAGCGGGAGCTAGCGCGCGAGCAGGCCGAGATCGCTCTAAGTCTTAACCCCACATCGCGCGAAGCCGGCGCTTTGCTCAAGCGCGCCAGTGAGGACCAGTGTGTGCCAGACCGCCCTCCTGAAGAGGTGGTGCGGCGGTGCCGCGCGCTGACCCAGTCAGGCAACACACAGAAGGCACTCCTTAAGTTGCTTCGCACTATCGACGAGTTAAGGGATGCTCGCGAAAGGTGCCCTGATGAATTACAACCCCGATATGAAACAACACCACTTTACGAAGAGGTAATGGCCGAATGGCAAACACTCATTCGAGATGAGCCTGACGCACCGCGGCTGGAAACGATTCGTAAGAGGATCGAGGTGCTAAAGAAGAGTAACCTTTTGCGAGCCGCTGGACACTACTGA
- a CDS encoding SBBP repeat-containing protein, with the protein MKYSKTCVKDLAVIIAASLSLTTFIASPGSHPSAAVFEQHAVEASHSGLTDPPDLRNTSRGVELNQKAQMRINESYARLPLGFEPNYGQTDPQVKFMSRGSGAALFLTSREAVLALAQKKRTSRRSATKNTRERGHRAAASVLRVRMLGANPKSSIKGVDQLPGFSNYLVGKDTNKWRRNIPTYARAQYQDIYPGVDLVYYGNHRQLEYDFAVAPGADPKLIKMAFEGALRIWVDAKGDLVLHTASADISMHKPSVYQEIDGIRQAIAGRYALKGKHQVGFEIAEYDRSKALVIDPVLSYSTFLGGNSTDDGRAIAVDSGGNAYVTGRTFSFNFPTTIDAFSTTYRNGSDVFVTKMNADGTALIYSTYLGGASDDNGNSIAVDSTGNAFVTGFTSSSDYPTTPGAFQVALSSSFANDAFVTKLNSTGTALVYSTYLGGSGGDQGNSIAIDPSGNAFIAGLTNSTTFPTTAGAYQTSLNGFSSDAFVTKLNSAGTALAYSTYLGGSNSDGANGIAIDTSGNAVVAGVTFSTNFPVSVGAYQATFGGSSDSFITRINNTGTALLYSTYLGGSGDETGFSIAQTASGEVYITGSTTSSSFPTTTGVVRVGNGGAAKTTNSGASWRAINTGLTNWTITSLAVDPSNPTTVFAGTAGSGIFKSTNGGDNWSAINSGLTDLQIRTVTVDSASSSLLYLGTTNRGVFRSTNGGSTWKAINTGENGMTVNALNIDPANHSVIYAGTDQGVFKTTNGGASWTSANVGLNQGLFINVLAIDPTTTSNIYVGLSFGGVYKSTNGGSNWNVTGLTNTNITSLVIDPLIPSTLYAATDNGALKSTDGGTTWSGINTGLTNRSVNVLVISPADSSTIYAGTGNGVFKSTNGGSAWSPVNNGLAGAFVNTLAIDPINATIIYSGAAAGSTDAFVTKLNAAGTALVYSTLLGGSSFDAASAIAIDSSGNAYVTGQTSSGNFPTTAGVFQTISSFSTDAFITKLNADATAFVYSTYLGGSSFDQGLGIAVDSPGSAYVTGTTQSQNFPATPEVFQDGLVGFSPDAFITKLVVTPSLASNLTITMTAPDSGVAGSNISYNITVTNMGPEPASSVIVSDDLPSSTIFNFCSSSFGSCNHAGNNVTFTFNSLDVDASVNMTIGAIVSCSIPSSVMITNTATVESSATDPDTSDNSAMATTTATNPATTLSPMSQSFSSASSSGNVFVNRGANCAWTSTSNASWITITFSSNCCNGSVFYNVAANTGVMRTGTMTIAGQTFTVIQAGVCTASISPTSAGYGSGGGVGATNVTAPTGCTWTASSNDSWITISSGNSGSGNGTVAYMVAPNTGSTRTGTMSVANQTFTVTQKGIFGSNLFDFDGDTKTDLAVWRPSDGFWYIINSSTGGGRFQGWGVSTDKLVPADYDGDGKTDLAVWRPSEGNWYIINSSNGTARVQNWGLSGDVPVPADYDGDGKADLAVWRPSDGFWYIINSSTGGGRSQGWGVSTDKVVPADHDGDGKTDLAIWRPSDGNWWIINSSNGSVRVFSWGLNGDKPVPGDYDGDGKADLAVWRPSDGFWYIINSSTGGVRFQGWGVSTDKLVPGDYDGDGKTDLAIWRPSDGNWWIINSSNGSVRTQQWGLSSDKPVPASE; encoded by the coding sequence ATGAAATACTCGAAAACCTGCGTCAAGGATTTGGCCGTCATAATTGCGGCGTCACTTAGTCTCACAACTTTCATCGCCTCGCCGGGCAGCCATCCGAGCGCGGCAGTGTTTGAACAGCATGCGGTGGAAGCAAGCCATTCGGGCCTGACCGACCCGCCGGATCTGCGCAACACGTCGCGCGGAGTCGAACTCAACCAAAAGGCTCAAATGAGGATCAACGAATCATATGCCAGACTGCCATTGGGGTTTGAACCCAACTATGGGCAGACCGATCCTCAGGTCAAATTTATGTCTCGCGGCAGCGGGGCTGCTCTTTTCTTAACCTCCCGGGAAGCTGTATTGGCCCTGGCGCAAAAAAAGCGTACGTCGCGTAGGTCTGCAACGAAGAACACAAGGGAACGAGGACACCGCGCGGCGGCGAGCGTGCTTCGGGTTAGGATGCTTGGCGCAAATCCCAAATCGAGCATCAAAGGAGTCGATCAACTACCCGGTTTTAGCAACTACCTGGTAGGAAAAGACACTAATAAATGGCGCCGCAACATACCTACTTATGCAAGGGCGCAGTATCAGGACATATATCCGGGAGTGGATCTCGTCTACTACGGCAACCATCGCCAACTCGAATATGATTTTGCGGTAGCTCCCGGGGCCGATCCGAAACTTATCAAGATGGCGTTTGAAGGCGCTCTGAGGATTTGGGTGGACGCCAAAGGCGATTTGGTGTTGCACACGGCGAGCGCCGATATTAGTATGCACAAGCCATCGGTCTATCAAGAAATAGACGGAATAAGGCAGGCCATCGCGGGTCGTTACGCGCTCAAGGGTAAACATCAAGTCGGCTTTGAAATTGCTGAATACGACAGGAGTAAGGCTTTAGTAATCGACCCTGTGCTTAGCTACTCTACATTCCTGGGCGGCAACAGCACGGACGATGGTAGGGCCATCGCCGTGGATTCCGGCGGCAACGCCTATGTGACAGGCAGGACCTTCTCATTCAACTTTCCAACGACAATAGATGCCTTTAGCACGACATATAGAAACGGTAGTGATGTATTCGTAACAAAAATGAATGCTGATGGAACAGCGCTCATCTATTCGACATATCTAGGCGGGGCTTCGGATGATAATGGCAATAGCATCGCCGTGGATTCTACAGGCAATGCCTTTGTCACAGGCTTTACGAGTTCGAGCGACTACCCGACGACGCCCGGCGCTTTCCAGGTTGCGTTGAGCAGTTCATTCGCCAATGATGCCTTCGTCACCAAGCTCAATAGCACAGGCACAGCTCTGGTCTATTCTACATATCTTGGAGGATCGGGCGGCGACCAGGGGAATAGCATTGCTATAGATCCATCCGGCAACGCTTTTATTGCTGGCCTCACGAATTCGACCACCTTTCCGACAACTGCCGGCGCTTACCAGACTAGTCTTAACGGATTCAGCAGTGATGCCTTTGTCACCAAGCTTAACAGCGCCGGCACGGCTCTCGCTTATTCTACATATCTCGGGGGATCAAACTCCGATGGGGCCAACGGCATCGCTATAGATACATCCGGTAACGCTGTAGTCGCGGGCGTTACTTTTTCGACTAACTTCCCCGTAAGTGTGGGCGCTTACCAGGCCACGTTCGGTGGCTCCTCTGATAGTTTCATTACGAGGATCAACAACACAGGCACGGCTCTGCTTTATTCTACATACCTCGGCGGCAGCGGTGATGAGACCGGCTTCAGCATCGCTCAGACAGCTTCAGGCGAGGTTTACATAACGGGGTCTACGACCTCGAGCAGTTTCCCGACAACGACCGGCGTGGTGCGCGTTGGTAATGGGGGAGCGGCAAAGACGACCAACAGCGGAGCCAGTTGGAGGGCAATTAACACCGGCCTAACTAACTGGACAATCACCTCGCTGGCTGTCGATCCTTCGAATCCAACAACTGTTTTTGCAGGCACAGCAGGCAGCGGCATTTTCAAAAGCACGAACGGAGGCGATAACTGGAGCGCCATCAACTCTGGCTTGACTGACCTCCAAATCAGGACCGTCACGGTTGATTCCGCGAGCTCATCACTCCTTTATCTCGGCACCACCAATCGCGGCGTTTTCCGGAGCACAAATGGCGGGAGCACATGGAAAGCCATAAACACTGGCGAGAACGGCATGACCGTAAATGCTTTGAATATCGATCCTGCGAATCACTCCGTTATCTATGCAGGCACAGACCAGGGTGTCTTTAAGACCACCAATGGCGGCGCCAGTTGGACGAGCGCCAATGTCGGTCTGAATCAGGGCCTTTTTATCAATGTGCTGGCCATAGATCCTACTACCACGTCCAACATTTACGTGGGCCTCAGTTTCGGCGGCGTTTACAAGAGCACGAACGGCGGCAGTAACTGGAACGTCACCGGTTTGACCAATACCAATATTACAAGCCTGGTTATCGACCCATTAATCCCTTCTACTTTATATGCAGCCACAGATAATGGTGCGCTTAAGAGCACTGATGGCGGCACGACTTGGAGCGGCATCAACACGGGCCTCACTAACAGATCTGTGAATGTTCTGGTTATTTCCCCGGCGGACTCATCCACCATCTATGCCGGTACAGGAAACGGTGTGTTCAAATCTACCAACGGCGGAAGCGCGTGGAGCCCCGTGAACAATGGTTTGGCCGGTGCGTTTGTCAACACACTCGCTATCGATCCTATCAATGCGACTATTATTTATTCCGGCGCCGCCGCCGGCAGCACCGACGCCTTCGTCACAAAGTTAAATGCGGCAGGCACAGCGCTGGTTTACTCAACACTTCTCGGAGGAAGCTCTTTTGACGCGGCCTCTGCGATCGCCATTGATAGTTCGGGCAATGCCTACGTGACAGGTCAGACCAGCTCGGGTAACTTTCCTACAACGGCTGGCGTCTTCCAGACCATCAGCAGCTTTAGTACTGATGCATTCATAACAAAGCTGAATGCGGACGCAACGGCTTTCGTTTACTCCACATATCTCGGTGGCTCTAGCTTCGATCAAGGGCTCGGCATCGCTGTCGACTCGCCCGGTAGCGCCTACGTCACTGGAACGACTCAGTCACAGAATTTTCCGGCAACCCCCGAAGTCTTCCAAGACGGTTTAGTTGGTTTCAGCCCCGATGCGTTCATCACTAAACTCGTCGTCACGCCGAGTCTCGCGTCTAACCTTACGATCACTATGACTGCGCCAGACTCGGGCGTAGCAGGCTCGAATATTAGCTATAACATTACGGTCACTAACATGGGCCCTGAGCCGGCTTCATCAGTCATAGTGAGCGACGACCTTCCGTCATCGACAATATTCAATTTCTGTAGTTCGTCATTTGGTTCCTGCAACCATGCCGGTAACAATGTTACCTTTACTTTCAACTCCCTGGATGTTGACGCATCCGTGAACATGACGATCGGTGCGATAGTTAGCTGTTCAATTCCTAGCAGTGTGATGATCACCAATACTGCCACAGTAGAGTCTTCGGCCACTGATCCCGATACCAGCGATAACTCTGCGATGGCGACAACTACTGCTACCAATCCGGCGACAACTCTATCTCCAATGAGTCAATCGTTCTCCTCCGCCAGTAGCAGCGGCAACGTGTTCGTGAATAGGGGAGCCAATTGCGCGTGGACGTCTACCAGCAACGCTAGTTGGATCACCATCACTTTCAGTTCCAACTGCTGCAATGGGTCGGTATTCTACAATGTAGCAGCTAATACGGGAGTGATGCGTACAGGTACTATGACCATCGCCGGTCAAACCTTCACAGTGATTCAGGCAGGGGTTTGTACCGCGAGTATCTCGCCGACCAGCGCGGGCTACGGTAGCGGCGGCGGAGTGGGCGCGACCAATGTAACAGCGCCGACTGGATGCACTTGGACAGCCTCAAGCAATGATAGCTGGATCACCATATCATCTGGCAACAGCGGCAGCGGCAACGGCACGGTAGCCTATATGGTCGCGCCCAATACAGGAAGCACGCGCACGGGAACTATGAGTGTTGCCAACCAGACTTTCACCGTAACACAGAAGGGCATTTTCGGCAGCAATCTCTTCGACTTCGACGGCGATACAAAAACCGATTTAGCAGTGTGGAGACCGTCCGATGGCTTCTGGTACATCATTAACAGCTCGACTGGGGGAGGCAGGTTCCAGGGCTGGGGCGTGAGCACCGATAAGCTCGTCCCCGCCGATTACGACGGAGACGGCAAAACCGATCTTGCTGTATGGCGTCCGTCGGAAGGAAATTGGTACATCATAAACAGCTCGAATGGTACTGCAAGGGTCCAAAACTGGGGGCTCAGCGGCGACGTGCCTGTTCCTGCGGATTACGATGGAGACGGCAAAGCTGATCTCGCGGTATGGAGACCGTCCGATGGGTTCTGGTACATCATCAACAGTTCTACAGGAGGAGGCAGATCCCAGGGCTGGGGTGTGAGCACCGATAAGGTTGTTCCTGCAGACCACGATGGAGATGGCAAGACTGATTTAGCGATATGGCGACCTTCAGATGGCAATTGGTGGATCATCAATAGCTCAAACGGCAGTGTCAGAGTCTTTAGCTGGGGACTGAACGGAGATAAGCCTGTTCCAGGAGATTATGATGGCGATGGCAAGGCAGACCTTGCCGTATGGCGGCCATCGGATGGATTCTGGTACATCATCAACAGCTCTACAGGAGGAGTAAGATTCCAGGGCTGGGGCGTGAGCACCGATAAGCTTGTACCTGGAGACTACGATGGAGATGGCAAGACTGACCTGGCAATATGGCGACCATCAGATGGAAACTGGTGGATCATAAACAGCTCGAATGGTTCTGTCCGGACCCAGCAGTGGGGTCTGAGCTCAGATAAACCCGTGCCAGCATCTGAGTGA
- a CDS encoding glycosyltransferase family 2 protein, with amino-acid sequence MPNSVLTDDNKETYSRRADPTPVSVIVVNYNGAERLASCLDSLIADTYPTQQIIVVDNGSTDDSREVLDHLASLHSEVNLLWSDRNLGYAGGVNFALGSAHGEFIAVLNMDMTVKAGWLAPLVAFLKQRPEVGAVNPLIALADGKRINAVGQDIHVTGLGFNRWLGRPVEDIGHTPFRVSGIQGGAFLIRRTVLERMGGMDTTGFLYHEDVNLSWLLRLMGFDLYCVPESVVYHDYFLTMYPGKLHLLERNRWAMLLAYLHWSSLILLSPIFLITESLLWGYCLLRGWEFTRAKFASYRWAFRQWSQIKERRRLAESVRVISDWKLLRTLRWLYAVDQFLILGRERGDSRRQPAGGLPKEAVNDWGKVE; translated from the coding sequence ATGCCCAACAGCGTACTCACAGATGACAACAAAGAAACATACTCGCGCCGCGCAGACCCGACGCCGGTCTCGGTAATAGTAGTAAATTACAATGGTGCGGAGCGCCTGGCCAGTTGTCTGGATTCACTGATCGCCGACACGTATCCGACGCAACAAATCATTGTTGTAGACAATGGTTCGACCGATGATAGCCGAGAAGTTTTAGACCACCTGGCATCGCTTCATTCGGAAGTAAATCTGCTTTGGAGCGATAGAAATCTCGGATACGCTGGTGGTGTAAACTTTGCGCTCGGCTCGGCGCATGGGGAATTCATTGCCGTGTTGAACATGGATATGACGGTGAAGGCCGGCTGGCTAGCGCCGCTGGTCGCGTTCCTCAAACAGCGCCCAGAGGTGGGAGCAGTGAACCCGCTCATAGCTCTAGCAGATGGCAAGCGCATAAATGCGGTCGGACAGGACATTCACGTTACCGGTCTTGGCTTTAATCGTTGGCTTGGCAGACCCGTTGAGGACATCGGGCACACACCCTTTCGCGTGTCTGGAATCCAAGGCGGCGCCTTTCTCATTCGTCGCACAGTGCTCGAGAGAATGGGCGGAATGGATACGACCGGCTTCCTCTATCATGAAGACGTGAATCTGTCCTGGCTATTGCGGCTTATGGGATTTGATCTCTATTGCGTTCCGGAATCGGTGGTCTATCACGATTACTTTCTTACGATGTACCCTGGAAAGCTGCACTTACTCGAGCGCAACCGTTGGGCGATGCTGCTAGCCTATTTGCACTGGTCAAGCTTGATTCTCCTGTCGCCGATCTTTCTGATCACCGAATCTCTCTTATGGGGCTACTGCCTTTTGCGAGGATGGGAATTTACGCGAGCGAAATTCGCATCGTATCGGTGGGCCTTCCGGCAGTGGTCGCAGATCAAAGAACGGCGGCGGCTGGCCGAATCCGTGCGCGTTATATCTGACTGGAAACTCTTGAGGACGCTGCGTTGGTTGTATGCTGTAGATCAGTTTCTGATTTTAGGGCGTGAGCGCGGCGATTCACGTCGGCAGCCGGCCGGCGGCCTTCCTAAAGAGGCTGTCAACGATTGGGGAAAGGTCGAATGA
- a CDS encoding FG-GAP-like repeat-containing protein — MNVNRLPRMLYNTLTNAFAPAYQPPIAQTAIFRATSAGCAVPSTSCGFAKFFKSNGEFYSASGGGGGGRGFNVVVIDPCTGAFLHPPQNFDTWGTRTTGTAMTNLTNFLDGLSNGGLVMLAVGDEAGLTQDNSCTHFSFPWIEPFYQALEALGSTQIRNYCFRNSWAIVAVKGEGVARSEQLANAVDVSAQTMLSLQSAISPASRAFASSAGSGTISVTVPNECNWTAVANNDFITINSGSGGIGNGIVTYFLEANTGPVRTGTMTVAGHVFTVTQAQAGASGGRTPFEFDGDTKTELAVWRPSDGFWYIINSSTGGGRFQGWGLSTDKLVPADYDGDGKTDLAIWRPSDGNWWIINSSDGSVRIQNWGLNGDVPVPADYDGDGKADLAVWRPSDGFWYIINSSTGGGRLQGWGVSTDKVVPGDYDGDGKADLAIWRPSDGNWWIINSSNGSVRIQNWGINGDVPAPGDYDGDGKTDLAVWRPSDGFWYIINSSTGGGRLQGWGVSTDELVPGDYDGDGKTDLAIWRPSDGNWWIINSSNGSVKIQNWGINGDVPVPSVFIR, encoded by the coding sequence ATGAATGTGAATCGCCTGCCACGTATGCTCTACAACACATTAACAAACGCCTTCGCGCCGGCCTATCAACCGCCCATTGCTCAAACGGCAATATTTCGGGCCACTTCAGCAGGATGCGCCGTCCCATCCACATCGTGTGGGTTCGCCAAGTTTTTTAAGAGTAACGGTGAATTCTATTCCGCGTCGGGCGGTGGGGGCGGAGGACGCGGATTTAATGTAGTCGTGATTGATCCGTGCACAGGTGCCTTCCTGCATCCACCGCAAAATTTCGATACCTGGGGTACCCGTACCACGGGCACAGCGATGACTAATCTAACCAATTTCTTAGATGGCCTATCAAATGGAGGCCTCGTGATGCTGGCAGTCGGAGATGAAGCGGGCTTGACGCAAGATAACTCCTGTACGCACTTCTCTTTTCCGTGGATTGAGCCTTTTTATCAAGCGCTAGAAGCATTGGGAAGTACGCAGATTCGCAATTACTGCTTTCGTAATTCCTGGGCGATCGTCGCGGTTAAGGGTGAAGGCGTGGCGCGTAGCGAGCAGTTGGCCAACGCAGTAGACGTTTCCGCACAGACGATGCTGTCGCTTCAGTCGGCAATCTCTCCGGCGAGTCGGGCTTTTGCATCTAGCGCAGGCAGCGGCACCATCAGCGTGACTGTGCCAAATGAATGCAATTGGACAGCAGTAGCAAATAACGATTTTATCACCATCAACTCCGGCAGCGGCGGCATTGGCAACGGAATAGTCACCTACTTTCTGGAGGCCAACACAGGTCCTGTTCGCACAGGGACAATGACCGTCGCCGGCCACGTGTTCACGGTGACACAGGCGCAGGCAGGAGCATCTGGCGGGAGAACACCATTCGAATTTGACGGTGACACAAAGACCGAACTAGCCGTTTGGCGACCATCGGATGGATTCTGGTACATCATCAATAGTTCCACCGGTGGAGGTAGGTTCCAGGGCTGGGGCCTCAGCACCGATAAGCTCGTTCCGGCGGATTATGACGGAGATGGCAAGACTGACTTGGCTATATGGAGGCCGTCAGACGGCAATTGGTGGATCATCAATAGCTCCGACGGCTCGGTCAGAATTCAGAACTGGGGCCTCAATGGAGATGTACCCGTCCCAGCAGATTACGACGGAGACGGCAAAGCTGATCTCGCGGTATGGAGACCGTCCGATGGGTTCTGGTACATCATCAACAGTTCTACAGGAGGAGGAAGACTCCAAGGTTGGGGTGTGAGCACCGATAAGGTTGTTCCAGGAGACTACGATGGAGACGGCAAGGCTGATCTGGCGATATGGCGACCTTCGGATGGCAACTGGTGGATAATCAACAGCTCAAATGGATCTGTGAGAATTCAGAACTGGGGCATCAATGGCGATGTGCCGGCGCCAGGAGATTATGACGGAGACGGGAAGACAGACCTGGCTGTTTGGCGACCCTCGGATGGATTCTGGTACATCATCAACAGCTCCACGGGAGGGGGCAGACTCCAGGGCTGGGGCGTGAGCACAGATGAGCTTGTGCCGGGAGACTACGACGGCGATGGCAAGACTGACCTGGCAATATGGAGACCATCAGATGGAAACTGGTGGATCATCAATAGCTCGAATGGCTCGGTCAAAATCCAGAACTGGGGAATCAACGGCGATGTGCCCGTGCCTTCAGTTTTCATACGATGA
- a CDS encoding exo-alpha-sialidase, with protein MKHLSRQLVLALILIISGALLALIGRSIPGASAQVDDEYRWLYDNDELFNQLSGAARSGLEVKFGKKVNLKDTKNKPLRPKTQGSKKIVGNSGVTEAPGTPVGNDPLSPLGNTLVNDPNADVTSQDTQSETALVIGSGSNVIAAFNDSGSFLGAARKFTGYSRSTDGAATWTDKGSLPSGSDGDVGDPNLARSNSTATIFLSTLSFNTRQNLLIFRSTDDGATFQPPVNAAPGFSAGVDFQDKEWLAVDNFPGPGQGNVYAAWRNFSNTAQRNGITFTRSTDDGLSWGPTGGTLIDSLGQGTFLTVGPDHAVYLFWWNANSSPFRITMRKSTDQGATFGPITAVATLLGVGGNGDLGLNGGFRTNSFPQAAVNPVNGNLYVVYNDRTTGSDRANILFAQSTDGGSTWSGPVTVNTDGTINDQYMPALALTPDGASLCITFYDRRRDPFNSQIDRFGVIGSISGSAITFGPNFLITNQSFPVVRGVDPAVNTTYMGDYDMMAADSNFFYTTWGDNRDQSIAAPSRKNANVRSAKIPIVGPGAILTLAGTGLPTGGNGNGVIDRNECNNLNFTLRNFGSSPATGVSATLSTTTPGVSVSQALSAYPDIAVNAKDTNTTPFQLSTSPSFPCGSTIALTLTVTTVSGGTSIIPFQMATGSPSGPVRINNNTTLPIPDLSTVESPVTVSGVASAISQLTVSLFITHTFDHDLINGGKCRPLVRSRTTAVTK; from the coding sequence ATGAAACATTTATCTCGCCAACTGGTGCTCGCTTTAATACTGATCATATCAGGGGCTTTGCTCGCACTAATAGGTCGAAGCATCCCTGGCGCGTCGGCACAAGTGGATGACGAGTATAGATGGTTGTACGACAACGACGAGCTGTTCAACCAGCTTTCGGGCGCTGCAAGAAGCGGCTTGGAGGTCAAGTTTGGTAAGAAAGTGAATCTCAAGGACACCAAGAACAAACCACTCCGTCCAAAGACCCAGGGTTCAAAAAAGATAGTTGGGAACTCTGGGGTGACCGAAGCGCCCGGGACGCCGGTGGGGAATGACCCACTTTCCCCGCTCGGGAATACTTTGGTGAACGACCCAAACGCGGACGTGACCTCTCAAGACACTCAGAGCGAGACCGCATTGGTGATTGGGTCCGGCTCGAATGTGATCGCGGCATTTAATGATTCTGGCTCCTTCTTGGGCGCGGCTAGAAAGTTCACTGGCTACTCGCGATCAACCGATGGCGCGGCGACATGGACCGATAAGGGAAGTCTCCCTAGTGGCTCAGACGGTGACGTGGGAGATCCAAATCTTGCGCGAAGCAACTCGACCGCCACTATATTTCTGTCGACTCTGTCCTTCAACACACGGCAGAACTTACTGATCTTTCGCTCGACGGACGACGGGGCGACTTTCCAACCGCCGGTCAATGCCGCGCCCGGGTTTTCTGCCGGCGTCGATTTCCAGGACAAAGAATGGCTGGCGGTAGATAACTTCCCAGGACCTGGGCAAGGAAATGTATACGCGGCGTGGCGCAACTTCTCGAATACCGCCCAACGGAATGGCATCACGTTTACCCGTTCCACCGACGACGGGCTGTCTTGGGGTCCGACCGGCGGCACTCTGATAGATAGCTTGGGCCAGGGCACGTTTCTTACGGTCGGGCCGGACCACGCGGTGTACCTATTCTGGTGGAATGCCAATAGCAGCCCCTTCCGAATCACGATGCGTAAATCCACTGACCAAGGCGCGACGTTCGGACCAATTACAGCCGTAGCGACCCTGTTGGGCGTTGGCGGAAACGGAGATCTGGGGCTGAATGGCGGCTTCCGCACCAACTCCTTTCCCCAAGCTGCGGTAAACCCGGTAAATGGGAATCTATACGTGGTCTACAATGACCGCACAACTGGGTCGGATCGTGCGAATATCTTGTTCGCCCAGTCAACCGATGGCGGCTCGACGTGGAGCGGGCCAGTTACAGTCAATACCGACGGAACGATAAACGATCAGTACATGCCGGCTTTGGCGCTAACACCGGACGGCGCCTCATTGTGCATTACTTTCTATGATCGGCGACGCGATCCTTTTAACTCTCAGATCGACAGGTTCGGAGTCATTGGCAGTATTTCAGGTTCGGCAATTACTTTCGGACCTAATTTCCTGATCACCAACCAATCCTTCCCAGTGGTGCGTGGAGTAGATCCAGCGGTGAACACAACCTACATGGGCGACTACGACATGATGGCAGCAGACAGCAACTTCTTCTACACGACGTGGGGGGATAATCGAGACCAGAGCATAGCTGCGCCATCGCGCAAGAACGCAAACGTCCGCTCGGCCAAGATACCGATAGTAGGACCGGGTGCTATCCTTACACTAGCCGGGACTGGGCTGCCGACTGGGGGCAACGGAAACGGTGTAATCGACAGGAACGAATGCAACAACCTGAATTTTACTCTTAGGAACTTCGGGTCGAGCCCTGCTACCGGAGTCTCGGCAACCCTATCGACTACGACCCCCGGCGTCAGCGTTTCACAGGCGCTGTCTGCCTACCCGGACATCGCCGTCAATGCAAAGGACACAAATACAACCCCATTTCAGCTGAGCACCTCGCCTAGTTTCCCATGTGGAAGTACGATCGCTTTGACACTGACGGTAACGACCGTCAGCGGCGGGACCTCCATAATCCCGTTCCAAATGGCGACGGGCTCGCCCAGCGGGCCGGTAAGGATCAACAACAATACCACTCTGCCGATCCCCGATCTGTCTACAGTTGAATCACCAGTGACAGTCTCGGGGGTAGCCAGCGCCATCTCTCAGCTTACCGTGTCGTTGTTCATTACTCACACTTTTGACCATGACCTGATCAATGGTGGAAAGTGTCGCCCCCTGGTTCGCAGCAGAACGACGGCTGTGACCAAGTGA
- a CDS encoding class I SAM-dependent methyltransferase, with protein MKAKLRDTKQAETLNTRDGKYTARLVAVQLARWKKVLDVQAPYRWNLRRLNLGFTLDVGCGLGRNLINLRGNGVGIDHNSDFVEIAKSHGLSAFTPKEFEASPFNVPDSFDSILLAHVVEHMTEQEALELLSDYLYLLKPRGRVILIAPQEAGYRTDPTHIEFMDFETLRRIGREAGLIPVKEYSFPFPRIFGRLFRHNEFVSVSEKS; from the coding sequence ATGAAAGCAAAGCTGCGCGATACGAAACAGGCTGAGACTCTGAATACTCGAGACGGGAAATATACTGCCCGACTCGTAGCGGTGCAGTTGGCGCGGTGGAAGAAAGTTTTGGACGTGCAGGCTCCGTATCGCTGGAACCTTCGACGTCTCAACCTTGGCTTTACACTGGATGTTGGGTGTGGCCTTGGCAGAAACCTGATCAACCTGAGAGGAAATGGAGTCGGAATAGACCACAACTCGGATTTCGTCGAAATAGCAAAATCGCACGGTCTCAGCGCATTCACCCCTAAGGAGTTTGAAGCTTCACCGTTCAACGTCCCTGATAGTTTTGACTCAATTCTATTGGCGCATGTCGTGGAACATATGACCGAGCAAGAAGCTCTAGAGCTGTTAAGCGATTATCTCTACCTATTGAAGCCAAGAGGAAGGGTCATCCTTATTGCGCCGCAGGAAGCCGGTTATCGCACAGATCCGACGCACATTGAATTTATGGACTTTGAGACTCTAAGGAGAATTGGTCGCGAGGCCGGTTTGATACCGGTAAAGGAATACTCTTTTCCGTTTCCGAGAATCTTTGGGCGCCTGTTCAGGCATAACGAGTTCGTGTCTGTTAGTGAAAAAAGTTAA